A genome region from Bufo gargarizans isolate SCDJY-AF-19 chromosome 2, ASM1485885v1, whole genome shotgun sequence includes the following:
- the NUDCD3 gene encoding nudC domain-containing protein 3 yields MEPDLSDRYDNALLGILQHVGNIQDFLNVYFGFLYRKTDFYRLLLSPQDRMGFPPGTAQNMVLQAFKTYERVAVQDHEKKLQVLQEKLKKKEEGLSESGSAPAAVEEVVVEEPAEAIPVKPEEPNEPDSQEKAEASGNDAEDSAAKQQDKECFQVDSDSYNGAVRKNYAWSQDYSDVEIKVPVPKDVVKGRQVSVDLRSTCIRVAVRDSQGERVLMEGNFTHKINAETSLWSLEPGKCISISLSKCGEYWWNAILEGEEKIDIDKINKERSMAAVDDEEHAVLDRLTFDYHQKLQGKPQSHELKVHDMLKKGWDADGSPFKGQNFDPSMFNISPGAVQF; encoded by the exons ATGGAGCCGGACCTGTCAGACCGTTACGACAATGCACTGCTGGGTATCCTGCAACACGTGGGAAACATCCAGGACTTTCTAAATGTCTACTTTGGCTTTTTGTATCGCAAGACAGACTTTTATCGGCTGCTTTTGAGCCCCCAGGATCGCATGGGATTCCCCCCAGGTACTGCACAGAACATGGTGCTGCAG GCATTCAAAACTTACGAGCGAGTGGCCGTTCAAGACCACGAGAAGAAACTGCAGGTTCTGCAAGAGAAGTTGAAAAAGAAGGAGGAAGGGTTGTCAGAGAGTGGCTCTGCTCCAGCAGCGGTGGAAGAAGTTGTCGTAGAAGAACCAGCAGAAGCGATTCCAGTGAAGCCGGAGGAGCCTAATGAACCCGATTCACAAGAGAAAGCTGAGGCCAGTGGAAATGATGCAGAGGACTCCGCTGCTAAACAACA GGACAAAGAGTGTTTCCAGGTGGACTCGGACAGCTACAATGGCGCCGTGAGGAAAAATTACGCATGGTCGCAGGATTACTCTGACGTGGAAATTAAAGTTCCAGTGCCTAAAGATGTGGTGAAAGGCAGACAG GTGTCGGTGGACCTGCGCAGCACATGTATCCGAGTGGCAGTGAGAGACAGTCAAGGCGAGCGTGTCCTGATGGAAGGAAACTTCACTCACAAAATAAATGCAGAGACCTCCCTGTGGAGCCTGGAACCTGGGAAATGTATCTCG ATTAGTCTGAGTAAATGTGGGGAATACTGGTGGAATGCAATCTTAGAAGGTGAGGAAAAAATCGACATCGACAAGATCAACAAGGAGCGGAGCATGGCCGCAGTGGATGACGAAGAACACGCCGTGCTGGACAGGCTCACGTTTGACTACCACCAAAAACTGCAAGGGAAGCCACAGAGTCATGAGCTG AAAGTTCATGACATGCTGAAAAAAGGATGGGATGCAGATGGTTCACCATTCAAGGGGCAGAATTTTGACCCGTCCATGTTCAACATCTCCCCGGGTGCTGTCCAGTTCTGA